gacttcagctatctttcagaagatgtcaggactgctgagctggctcgctgcaccgctcaactggctgaagaggaggcaagagccagggtccctgcttccccaagcattgctggcgtagaggaagaaggagttgctgAGGATGCTGCCAACCAGAATGCTGACAAAGACCCTtctgctcccaatgcctcttgagcttttttaatattttttctttcttttgattatacgacccacgggtcgtgatgtaaagacaattcattttttgaatttgctgcatgggcagcaaaccttttcttttatttgaacagttacatccaagcagtgatgcttacGGTGTAAGAGAttacatcatgatgctataacatttttatttattataacatttgttcgtatgaccgaacttagcatagtactttggcttgatttaacaaaatataaattttgaaaaatactctaagtaccttagcatgctttcactcatttttttcatgtgtttacatacctcatggtatactttgttatcgatgtgccttatatgccccccaagtgatcgaggagctttaggtccttggtcacttgctttgaccacgacctgttcgaacatttatgCTCGGGAGAAAAAGTAAtacttataatacaacaaaacaacacacgtaatgaacaaatacttgtaaatataaattcacaaaggctggcaagaatgattggctgcgcacagtctcttataatctcgtattaataaTTGACTAAatatgtctttacgagtgattctaaaatagaatcttacatatacgagcgattagccatatagcgtggctaaccctctttgctaaacttgtaaaaagtaaaatttaatacaagccagtcctttaaaaaggactgttcactgatagtacttgcgcaggtgttctccattccaataacgtggaacgagatctccgtttaagcgtgcaagtttgtaggtgcccggatgaaggacttcttcaatatggtaaggtccttcctaattaggtccgagtactccagcagtggggtcgcgggtgtttaagaaaactcgtcgtagcaccaaatctccgacgttgaattttctttcttttactttggagttaaagtaccgggcgactttttgctggtacgcagcaactcggagttgggctttctcccgtatctcgtcaatcgagtctagggattccatcatcagttggctgttctggtcgtggtcgtatgttaatcgtcgatgtgaggggggatctaattcgacaggcaacatcgcctcatatccgtaggctaaggaaaatagggtatgtcttgtcgctgttcggtgagacgttctatacgaccagaggacttcaggcagctgctctggccatgttcccttagcttcttcaagtctcttcttcagggtatctttaagagttttattcacggcttcgacctgcccattcgcttgggggtgtgcaactgaagaaaagcttttgataactccatgtctttcgcagaaatcggtgaataagtcactgtcaaattgggttccgttgtctgaaactatctttcttggcaagccatatcgacagacaatgttcttgataacaaagtcaagaactttcttggtcgtgatggtagcgagcggttcagcttcggcccatttggtgaagtaatcgactgctacgactctgtactttactccgcccttccctgtaggtagggatccaatcaaatctatcccccatactgcaaaaggccacggactttgcatctgttttaattcgtttgaagctgctcgtggaatcttggagaacctttgacatttatcgcatcttcgtacaaactccaccgaatcctcgttcatagttggccagaagtagccttgccttagaatcttctttgccaaactctgccccccagcgtgatccccacagaagccttcatgcacctctttcatgagttccttagctttttccggtgtaacacatctgagtagtggcaaggaatatcctcttcggtacataacaccatcgaccaatatgtacctagcagctcgcctttgtagagttctggctttgtttctatccgttggtaacgtaccgtttgtcagatactccaaataaggtgtcatccatgtatcctccactcgaatctccatactggattcgaccgcttgtatgcttggcttactcagtctttccactggcacaatgttcaaagtgtcagcatccttcgcgctcgcgagtttggctaaggcatctgcgtttgaattctgatcccgcggaatttgctgaagggtgtactccgtgaattgggatagcaagtcttttgttttattcaagtaggccaccatttttaagcctcgtgcttgatattctcctagaacttgattcaccaccagctgtgaatcactgtaaatatcaagcgtctttatgctcatatctttcgccatcctcaatccaacgaggagtgcttcgtattcggcttcattatttgacgcggtgaagtcgaacctaatagcgcagtgaaatcgatgcccttccggcattatcaatatcactcctgctcctgcgtgggattcgttagacgatccgtccgtgaataataTCCACGAAggggctttctcttgaggctcaggcgcactaggctgtttgcactgctcgctgtctgggagttcggtgaactctgcaataaggtcggccaaaacttgtcccttgactgctgctcgcggtgaataagttatatcgaactgccccagttcgactgcccattttaataatcgtccagccgcttctggtttttggaggacttgccgaaggggctgatcggttagaactgtaataggatgggcttgaaagtaggggcgcaactttctagaggccaggattaggtaatatgctaacctctcgattggtggatatctcaattctgcctcgatcagtctcttgctgacataatagactgccttttgtacgcctttttCCTCTCGTAccagtaccgcgctagcagcaacttcagtaatcgccaggtaaataaacaaagtttctccttcgatcggctttgataagatgggaggttgtgccatatgggctttcaaggcttggaatgcttgctcgcagtctcctgtccattcaaacttcttatttcccctaagtagattgaaaaaagggacgcacttgtctgttgatttcgaaataaatctacttagggctgcgattctcccggttaaactttgtacatctttgatcctttctggcgacttcatatcgatcagggcttttttcttgtcggggttggcctcgattcctcttgcatttacaataaaccccaaaaacttccctgatccaactccgaaggaacatttaaggggatttaacttcatttagTATTTGTTCAATATATCAAAGCACTGTTGTAAATaccttacatgtccttctccttttttagactttaccagcatgtcgtccacatatacctccatgtttactctgatcagctccttaaacatgtggttgactagccgttggtaagtcgcacctgcgtttttcagtccgaagagcattactttgtaacagtataaacccgtatcggtctgaaagctggtgtgatcctcgtcggggggatgcatgctaatctggttgtagcccgaatacgcatccatgaatgagaggatttcatgccctgcagttgcatcgaccaactggtcaattattgggagtgggaagcagtcctttgggcaggctttattgaggtctgtaaaatccacgcaggttcaccatttgccgtttggcttgggaaccagcactggattggaggataaaacgccaccctgatgaacccattctcctttaacctttcaacttcctcttttaaggctctcgatctatccttatcgagcaaccttctcttttgttgcacaggtgaaaaggtcttgtctatattcaggacatggttgatgactgcaggatctatcccagccatgtctttgtgcgaccaggtgaaaacttcctggttcttttgcaaaaattccaccagtgcgtgcttcgtggtaggttctaagtttttcccaaccttcacgactcttgtcaggtctttttcgtcgagctggacctcctcaaggtcctcgacgggtccaatgttttcctcaaaatccccaaagcgaggatctaagtctttatcctcactttgggcaacaccctatttggtgacttcatcaccagattgggcttgtgtatcaaatgccatctgcaacctatcagaggtagtgctcttcggcgttccattcttcgccttgtgattgaggcgttgtagcactccctggcttctctctggttccccaacacgcgtcctacccccgcgtctgttgggaacttcatggccaagtgccacatagagatgacgacccgtagatcaaccagtataggcctcccaatgacgacattgtacgctgaaggacaatcgagcactacaaaagtggcgagtaatttccttgttgcaggcgctgtacccgtcgtcactggtagtttgatcaatccggtgggggcgagtccttctccagagaagccgtatatcgtttggttgcagggctccaagtccttaacagacaatttcatgcgttccagtgttgacttatacaggatattgactgaacttcctgtatcgaccagcactctctttaccaccatgttggccatctggatgtccacgaccagcggatcagaatgtgggaaacggacatgttgggcatcgctgtcagagaaggttatttcaccttcctctgaccgagccttttttggtgcgcggtcttccacagtcatcatctcgatgtcctggtcgtggcgcagagtccgagcatatcgttccctggcctttccgctatttcccgcgaggtgcgggcctccacagatggttaagagtgtgccagtcacgggggcaggctgtaagggtggcgagcgttggcgcgtgggcgcctgctcgttgctacccggagcttctcattgggaatttcccgagtcccgtacgtatcttctcaagtgtccttgtctaataaggaacttgatttcgtccttcaactggttgcattcattggtgtcatgtccgtagtcgttatgataacgacataacttggtagtgtctctcttcgaaatatcatttcgaatggggccaggttttttgtaaggcacactagaacttgtggcctgataaacctctccccgagactcaacgagggcagtgtagttagtgaaccgaggttcataacgattacctttggctcgtttattgtcggaggtggaaggctcattatacgaccgttttccaccattcttgccattgccgttgcctttgccgttgccattaggcttggacccattggcggctttggcgggttcagaagccttcttatccttgcctgagggctttccatcgtcggcaatggcttcttcgagcttgatgtagcgatcagcccggtccaaaaattcctgggtagttcttactccttcctttcggagacttttccagaggggagagcgatgtttaacccctgcggttatggccatcattttgccttcgtcccccaccgttttcgctccagccgccgctcgcataaagcgctggatgtagtccttcactgattctccatcctgctggcgaatttcaaccagctggtttgcttcggtcggaaaaaaccattcctgcgcggcttcagaaagtgttgcagggaagatcctgcaccgagcgtcttcggacactttctgaatgtccatttgtatctcaaatttattgacatgagatactgggtctccgtacctgTCAAAATTTGGatgtgtaggcattttgaacttgcttggagtttctgcattagctatccgttgtacaaaaggagtgcctttcctcctatcgtggtctatatacgacgtccttcccccgaccagctgctgcactgcttggttgagggcatctatttgggcctgtacatcggcaggaatcgctgtggcctctgttgctatGGGGAGGTTATCGCCATGCCGCTcgtggcgatcgttgagtacatcacgcaaatcttcgtctcttctccgctgctcgctacccccgagccggttgaagacattattttgcttgggctgcccccctgcgtcccgtctattgggctggtcatcttgaggtacctggctcctgcctttacctctttcttcattccttcggccagcgtttcccttgcctgagtcggcctcattatatccatggccatctttgaaccttgattggctatggtgggattgactgttccctcgattttcGTCCCTGGCTAAAACGTCCCgaacgttagagggcggcctacactggtcgtggtgtccccgtgcattatcatgtcgtgggggaccccgaaccgcagagcctaactctgagtccctcctgttaccagggggataatgacctctgttcggtaggtttggctcatcgcccctacggtgtctaggactacgaggctgatgctcgaccctattctgcctttgtggcgggggattgccgcgaccagcttcggatggtggctgcgcctcagggtccagtgggacatcgccatggggcacctgaggctgctcgggcctttgcagactcgaaagctggattggtgggctgggattaggacccctctggggtggcccattgacaggttggtcaggctgcgaaataggtgcagcctgattccttgccagttgcaaggccgcctcaagggctgccatggcttcgctctggcagcggtccatctccgcctgcctttcgcttaattccgcgcgctgccgttcaatctcctactgctgccgcgccacaacttcggcagcagtctcttgactggctttcagactagccatctcctcctgcaacgcccccagggtactcttcagcgttgcatcatccatctcttcctcctcaaagtccatatgtggctcatcctccgccacgctcgcagggggaggaggaggtgggtttgatggcgcagcagcAGCCGcttgtccagctttccttccagttttcaccattgattttctcaacaatgataaatcaagctctcaatgaaagcaccagaatgttgacccgaattttggtcaactgacacggagtctgaatatgcttgatgtgaatgaatatgttaagaagaatcaaatgacgaaaagtaataagaacacaatattttatagtggtttggccccaggatttggtaatgacctacgtccacttagactgttattgatataagaatcaaatgagtgatcaaagaacaatggttcaatgagtttcactaacctctcaagaacaatacaatattccaaggagaattactctaatcttcaataattccaaagcccaaaagtcccttccttgagctctctttttctatttataggttcaagggggattacataagatcgttacagatattctctcctaaataatcggatactcaggagattgcgtgagttaaattcgggatttacaaagatcttcacagtagtGTTACATTACATGCGGAACCATCAACCAGACTGGTcacaggtaagactgggctgcttactgcttctaatacgtcttctggtcgatacactagcagagttcctccagatgtcagtcACGTGTCCAAGGATcagttgccacatcatcaatgccaattttttggataacaggtaGTACACTAGTGTGTCCCTTTTTGGGGGTGCACCCTAGATTGTCCCTATATATTTGCCCATATTCATTTCCTAAAGTGTTATTTGTTTAAGTTATATATATTCAATGATTTAATAATAACCACATACAAATATAGATCAATATATTTTATTGGGAAAATCTCGAGTGCACCCCCTAAAATGGGGCACACCAGTGCACTCCTCTCTAGATTTTGGCTGAGGGAGTATTTTCAGCACAGTTTTTTTTATAATCGTGTAtaatgtagttatttagagcttcCTGTAAATTGTCGAAAAAAtcagaataatttacagtataaaaaacaaatattcaaatagtttaTTGCACTCGtgactgatttttttttatgtgagTGGAAAATAACTTATTTGATCATTATTTttagcactgtaaattattcagaatttcttgaaaatttgcaggattctctaaataactacaatatacatgacaaaaaaaaaaattgccccaaaaatacttcccgagccaaaatCTAGATAAGAATGCACAAGTGTGCCCCTTTTTGGGAGTGCACCGAAGAACAAAGGTTTGAAACTGATTAATTAAATCAAGTGTCAAATTAGACACCCACCCTATTTTTTAGGTATTTTTTTATCTTCTTAAATGTGTGGATGTTGTTTGATTAGTGTTATTATTATAATAGACATTATATTTGCACTTCAAAATTTGATTAGTACacctattttcattaaaaattaatatatattatatatttttttcaacttgtgtttacatttttatatatttttttctttttcatattctaaaaaatacgtataaataatatatattttaaatatttaaataaaaaatttaaactaaaaaattatacattttgtttaaattatgaaaacaatataaaataaaattattgaaatttaaaaaaaaattaaagagtacaaaaaaaatgttaattttttttttttaattaataaggtGTCTATGTAAATTCTTACTGTACAAATATAATGGTCTTATTGTATTTGTGGAAGAATACACGTAAATCATACTAATATTATTTAACAACCAACCAAAAATAGTAATTTtgtctataatatatataacacatGATTATGCACATGTTTATTTACCAGTATTAAAGATTGGGGTGGTGAAACTTGAAGGATATTACCCAAATTATTATGTTTGGAGCACTTAAGTACATAAGTTATTTTTTTGCCAGCAAAATTATCTTTTGTTCATATTTTGTTATAGTTATTTATTTTGTCGCTAAGTCTACCACGTGATATCAAATTTACTTATAATATTTTTGCCGCAAACATTTCATAATTTTAGTACTTTTATTACAAATATCTATTAAATTAGGTATTTTTACTACAAATATTTCTTTAATCTGGTATTTTTAATAGCATGTCACAAATATTGAAACTGATAACTGCAACTTATAAGTACTTTTGAGAGGCAAATATCCAAAACTGAAAAATACTTCTAACTTTCCTAactaatatagaaattaaagatgTCATAAAGTGTGTTCGCCGTATTAATATTTCAATTTATTTTgtctcttttattttttattttccttttggGCCTCCAGCTCTATAAATAATAGTACAGTATTGCTACTCTGATCTGATTTTTTCACCTCTTTAATTAAATATcactaaaaaaaagaaaaaaaaaataaaagtagcTTATTCTCGTATAATAATACTTATCGAATATTGAAGAATCAATCTCACTTGGCCGCAACCTTATAATCACTGttgctgtattttttttttaaagaacttATAAGTTATATATTATGGGTGCTGTTTTATAAAAAAACGGAAATTAGATGAGTAATTATTAAATGTCAATTTCATGTATTTTTATAATCataattttatgtatttattCTTACACTTTTCAGGAATCAGTCTCGTGGGGACATGACTGGAATTACATTATGTATGTTTGTATATTTATAGACGGAGCCATCGTGAGTTTTTTCTTTCCCTGAGGCGTCTTCTCTCCTCTTTACCTCACGCGCGTCTCTCCCCCCTCTTTTCATTTCTCCCGAGGggctttttttgttttttctttcttcgcCAAACCCTAACTTCAAACTTTTATCGGAAATTCTCTAATTTTTCTCGGGAAATCGCCGGGAAAATGCAGCAGCAGAGGCTgaagcagcaacagcaacaagcTCTGATGCAACAGGCTCTTCTCCAACAACACTCTATTTACCACCCTGGCCTCTTAGCTGCCCCTCAGGTTCGAGCTATTTCGTCTCGttcttataattttattttttcgaATTTTGGTCTGATTGCCATTTCTGTTTCGAATTCGCTGGATTAGGTTTGGTTTTCTAGTGTTGATCTTCAGCTCTGATTCTAGTTTCAGGGGTTGGATTGTGAGTTCTAGGGTTCTGTATTTTTCATTTCATTGGCAATGGACGAACTAGAGATTTGCATAGCTTGTTTCAgtaatattttgttttttttttttttgatatggCATTAGATTCTGGATTTAGCAATAATGTTTTTAGGAGGTTTGTATTTGGTTGAGAACattcttgaattttgaagctgATATGCTGTATATTTTTGGTATCACAAAATGGATTACTGGTGTCTAATGAGCATTTAGTTGTAGGAGGTCGGACGCTTTGCAATTGCTTTGTTCTCCTATTTATCTTTTCTTTAAAATTTTGAATGATCAAACAGTCTTCCATTGAATAAATGTTTGCTTTGATTTGATGGTACAATTTCTTATTTCACTATATTCTCAAATtctgttattgttattatttttatttgaaatcTTATAATTTTCATGAGTTGATATGTCCCtcgttaattattaattaattttctaggggGGCTGTATTCAAATCTTAAAACGAtttgattttattgtttttcttgctGTGTTCACATATGCTTTCGAGCAAACAACTTTCCTATTATTAATGGATTTCAAGACTTAAACGTTGTTTCTACATGAATAATGACTCTTCTACTAAAGTATAGCTGGCTAACTTTCTAATTAGAGAAGGTATTGTTTAATTCAACTTTGTTTAATGCAATAAGTTTGTTGTAGACTTGTAGTTAACCTTTCTGAATGATGAGTTTTGCGGTAATGCTTTGATGAATCTCTTTTTATTAGAGGGATTTTTTAAAGCAAATATTGTGTATTGTTTGCCTACATAGTAAATGTATAACATGTAGTTTAAATTCAGTGAGTTCGCTTCTCTTGTTGTAAAATGCTGATTATTTATTTGTGGTTTTCATGCTATTTAGCCTAAAATATGCCATCTGTTAGGGTGTAGATAAAGTAGGGACCattaattcatttttttctctttttttttttttaatttttaaattttttgcaGATTGAGCCAATTCCAAGTGGAAATTTACCTCCTGGTTTTGATCCAAGTAGTTGCCGCAGTGTGTGAGTGCCTGTTTAACCTTtatttttgtgtttgttggtttTCACGCATGCCGTTGTCAACAAACTTCAGGTTTTATTTTTGGTTTCCCATAAATAGAAATTGTAGTTAATTTTGCAAATCTTTTTATTATGGCCATATGCTCCATAGTTACACACACTTTCATAGTTATGCTTACCTGTAATTCAATCTTCcatatcttgtaatgtttcttcTTACATTACACCTTGTTTTTTCACAGTTGAGGGCAATCACTTATGGCTGAAtccattttgttttttttttctttttctctcttctttttttaaAACTTCCAGCTTTTTTATTTTTGAGAAATTGCAGGTACGTTGGAAACATTCATACGCAGGTAACAGAGCCACTTCTTCAAGAGGTTTTTGCAAGTACTGGAGCTGTTGAAGGCTGCAAGCTTATAAGAAAGGAAAAGGTAATCTcataaatttttatttgatttacttTCTATTTTCCGTATTTTTTTCATTCTATCCCAAGtagaagtttttttttattattgctattttaaaattttttgtaGATTAAATCTTGTAGAACTTGGACTTTTTTAGTTAACTAGTTTCTTAACTTAGTTTTactgttttattttctttatcaTCTTGATGGTTTTCTTCTTTGCTTCATGCAGTCATCCTATGGATTTGTTCACTATTTTGATCGTAGATCAGCTGCCCTTGCCATATTGTCTCTCAATGGAAGGCATCTGTAAGTGAAAGTCTTAATGATTTCTGTTTGTTAATTTAGTGAGTATTTTTGCTTACATCTTATTATGTGATTCAGGTTTGGTCAGCCCATCAAAGTAAATTGGGCATACGCTAGTGGTCAGAGGGAGGATACATCAGGTTTGTTTATGCTTATTTTAATACCATGCTTTGCTGTTGAACTGGTTTTTTGAATGCTTTAGCTTATACCTTTGTAGCTACTTTATGACAATGTTTGTTGTAATGTGCAGGTCATTTCAACATTTTTGTTGGTGATCTCAGTCCTGAGGTTACTGATTCTACCTTGTTTGCGTGCTTTTCTGTTTATCCCAGTTGTTCGTAAGCTTCAGCACTGTGACTCCATTTAACTCATTTGATTACTGTTTGTTATAATTGCTTTTACAGCTGTCGTACATTACATCACCAATAATGCTTTCATTGTTTAGCTTACTCCTTGTAAGCTCAATATACTTGGTTCTTAGTCATCTCTAATTTCTCCTCTCTTTTTTAGAGATGCAAGGGTTATGTGGGATCAGAAAACTGGGCGATCAAGAGGCTTTGGGTTTGTTTCATTCCGAAACCAACAGGTACTGTTTTAATTTTGGTCTGCTAATCTTTTTTTTCTCCCTCTTCTATTATGCTAATAAATTTTATCATCTATGTGTGGCATTGCTTTTTCAGGATGCTCAAAGCGCAATAAATGACTTAACTGGTGAGAATGATTTTATTGTCTATCATATATATTTTCTCTGACAAAAATAGAAATTTTAGCTGAACTTATTGAGGATGTAGGACTTTAACTtgcctattttttatttttttttgaaaaagagacaGAGGTCATGGAGTGACCTCTTCTCAAATAAATTGAGAACCCTCACTTATGGCGGAGGAATACCGTGGTGACTATTTTTTATGACTCTCGAGTAACTATGCTTGTTTATAAATCTTTTCCAGTCTACAATATGGTCTCCCAAAACTTCCTTAACATATTTATGTTTATATCAATTGCAATTTGACTCTTAAAATTTATCATGACCATCAGATATTTATGAACACCTATATTTGACAGAGACTTGAAACACTTGTTTTCTATCGTTCTTTTTCTTTCCAAGCCTATTGATGAATTTTTTGACTTCATTTTCCAGGTAAGTGGCTAGGTAGCAGACAGATTCGATGTAATTGGGCTACAAAAGGTGCTGTGTCAAATGAGGATGCCAAGAGCACAGACGCAAAAAGTGTGGTAGAACTAACAAATGGCTCATCAGGTGAGGCAAATTTTTAGCTTCTTTTAATAGTTCTAGTTTGGTAGGCGTGCACCATCACTAATTTTACTTGTAAACTGCTGAAGTCAGAATCTATTTTCAAGTATATTATGCACAAACAGTTATCTTTAAGCTGCAGTACAAAATTTCTTTACTTTCaggttttcaaatttttttgtttaCATGGTTTATGGTTATTTTGTTGATTTTAAAATTGGAAATACAAAGATTCAAGATGTCTTATTATTCAGTCACGTTTTCTATCTTTGGTCTCCTTGGTAAATAGATGGCCACTGTCTTGAGACATGaactttatttttcattttgatcgTGCAGAAGAT
This genomic interval from Humulus lupulus chromosome 8, drHumLupu1.1, whole genome shotgun sequence contains the following:
- the LOC133794569 gene encoding oligouridylate-binding protein 1B-like, with translation MQQQRLKQQQQQALMQQALLQQHSIYHPGLLAAPQIEPIPSGNLPPGFDPSSCRSVYVGNIHTQVTEPLLQEVFASTGAVEGCKLIRKEKSSYGFVHYFDRRSAALAILSLNGRHLFGQPIKVNWAYASGQREDTSGHFNIFVGDLSPEVTDSTLFACFSVYPSCSDARVMWDQKTGRSRGFGFVSFRNQQDAQSAINDLTGKWLGSRQIRCNWATKGAVSNEDAKSTDAKSVVELTNGSSEDGKEATNSEAPENNPQYTTVYVGNLAPEVTQLDLHRHFHTLGAGVLEEVRVQRDKGFGFVRYSTHAEAALAIQMGNTQSLLCGRQIKCSWGSKPTPPGTASNPLPPPVAAAPLPGLSATDILAYERQLQMSKMGGVHALMHPQGQHLKQAAMGMGAAGASQAIYDGGFQSVAAAQQLMYYQ